Sequence from the Castanea sativa cultivar Marrone di Chiusa Pesio chromosome 12, ASM4071231v1 genome:
ttataggCGGCAAGTTATACGTGCGTCTAGTGGATTTCAAAATCTGTCCACCCCATTCTAAGGGGCAAGGAAGTGCCAATTGAGCCACAGCTCATTGGCAAATCCACCTTTAAATTTCACCAAATACCATAGCCACAATTTCAAAGAAATGAAACCCCGGCCCCAGGCACATGCCCCTTTAAAATTACTAAAGAATActctatttcattttcaatCTCACGTACCTTCAAAGAGACATTTGATTCCCCACTAATAAGTTGGGAATTATAATCCCAGTTATtgatattaaaaggaaaaagaaaaatgcaaaggGAAGGTTAAACCAAAGCAACCTTCCCCCACCCAAAGCTTTCCATATCTAGATTCTTTTTGAAGCCCCACTCAAAATGTTGTCAGCTCCTTTATGAGCCCTTTTCTGACTCCTCTCTGCCAACTTCATGTACAAGAACCGTTTAACCTATTTCCTTAATGCACCCTAAACTGTAATTAACCTAGTAATATGTCTAAAGCGAAACCATATGATCACCTAAAATCTGCTTGCTCAAAGCAGGCACAAAGGATAGAAAACTTGGTCAAAAGGCAGGTGCTGATCAATCACCAAGAGAAATAAAACCAAAGTTTcagacaacaacaaaaaattttgaagcaGAAGGGAGCATCTCCAAGCCATAGCCACATATCTACTACAATATTCTTTATCTTCCACTATTAATTTGTAATCAAGGAAGTTATATTATCTTACAGCTCTTCAGAATGTAATGCTACTACgcatttgaaattaaaacttGTGGCTGACATAAAGCTTAGAAAAGAAGTTAAAGAATGTGTGTAAAGATCTAGTGACCCTGTTAAAAAGAAGTGATGTAGAGAGCACAATCAAATTTATTCAAAGTTTATTGTCAAGTTACTGATTCtcctaaaagcttaagctattaggaaatgatgaatttaatcataattctaatACTCCCCTTCACATGTGGGCTTAGAATCCCCCTTGATAAATGGGACCCAACATAcgagattttaaaattttaaataagaggTAGAGCGGAGACAACGATCAAACTTAGGACCTCCTTCTCTAATACCATGTTGAATTACTAATTCTCCAAAAGCTTAAGATGTTAGAAAATagttaatttaatcatttaaccataattctaacatttatttattacatatatttttcttatttaagatacaagatttcatttttgaattttgaattttaagtgtgcgtttgggaaccaattaaaaattaaaattattttactattcagcttatttttgctactattcatgaactctattgcactttttggtactattcataggccccactgtactatttcaactaacttttacctttatctacaatactttcagcaataagttttcagtatcagcaaaataagttttcatttttgaattttgaattttaagtgtgcatttgggaaccgattaaaaattaaaattattttactattcagcttatttttgctactattcatgggctccactgcactttttgatactattcataggctccactgtactatttcaactaacttttatctttatctacaatactttcagcaataagtttttagtatcagcaaaataagcggtatctaaacataCCCTAAATTTGGCTTTAATTTTGTTGAGGATTTCATGGGATGTAATTGTAACGTGATGTAAGCCTTGAAGCCTATTAAAAAGAGATTCTAAGAATAGTTTGAGACAGTTCAATTtgaataagtaaataaataaatttgagttAAGAGTTTTCTCTACAAGTTGGTGGTGATTCTAAGCACCCTTAGATGGTGAAgttctaggattttttttcccttttatttattattcatgaAAATCCATTCTGCATCGAGAACTCTCAAAGAAGAATGGAATCACATGCCAATTATGACACAGGACTTGCATATTAGACTCGTTCTTTAAGTTCTATATctgaaaaataaaactcttgCATGTAAGAAATTAGAGAGATATATTAAATTTGGAACGGTTAATAGAGCCCACCCTTATGGAGTGTAGATGATCCATGATTGCATGAGAACGAGTTGCCAAATCTTCAGTAAATTCCTACACCACAGACCATGAGCATATTAAAAACAGGGAGAGAACGAGACTTTAATCCACATTTATGTGTTGTTAAAGAGCCGTACCTGGAATCCAATATGCAACCGCCTTCCACCCTTGTGGTAAGGTATAAGAACAGGCCGTTTATTGGTGTATTCTTTGCAGACAAGTGGTTCTATTCTGtaagaaatttcaaaaaatattctttaatgtgttgtaatgtTGCCATAGATTaccaaattcaaataaataatataaaagggaaaaatggtAACAATTATAACAAAACTTATAGCTGATTTATACCACCATGGTTTGATGTGTATGTTTATGCAAAGTAAAAAAGGGGTAGGTGTGCGTGCGTTTGTATCAGTTTGTAGAAAGAGCAAGAGAGTAGAGGAGGAAAGAGGGCCCTTCTCCATTTCCAGCAGTCgagttaaaatttattaaatagcacacttatatatatatgtcttgCTTACATCATTTTCCCTTAAAAGTAAGCAATGCAATGCCTTACATGcaccattttctcttttcttttgttaatattCAATACGAGAAAACTTGTAATTTTACTTCATAAAtgatatataaaagagaaagcaGCCACTCTAGAGTTAAGCTCACACAATCTTTTTATATTCTCTCCTCTCTAGCCATCAACACTACATCTTTTACGCAGATCTAATTAAAAGTACTTACCAAATAAGTTCATTGGAAGGTTGCAAGTTGCAACCCAAGTACACATCTAAGTATGCAAGAGGAATCAAATAATGAtgaataaatcaataaaaatggAACCAGAAACTAGCACACAGAAATCAATCCACCAACAAAATcaagaagaggaaagaaaaactAGCTGGTTGAAACCACATCCGGCCCTTCATACACCCAATTCTAACAAAATACAATGTCTACTAAGcaaatgaaaacaaaacaaaaacgaTAAACATCAATGTAATAGAGGAATTATGACTGACCTGTATGCCACAGGATCAAACGGGTGAAAAATGTTAAACATTTGCCGACAGGCTGGCATCTCTTcacttatattttcttcttcccaatattcctttccttttcctggGATGAAGACAAACAGCAAGTCATTAAATCTGGAACACGTATCTGAAACtactaaattttataaaagagtgacagaaattcaaaactaaagaaaaagacaCAGCCTAAAGCTACAAAGCAAATTAGGAACCCCAAGAGAAAAGACTGACACCTACCAAAATTCACCAAATCCTGAACAAACCTATGCCCATTACTAGGAGAACACAAACCACAAACTCATTTATAGATAACTAACTTTCCGCACAGACCTCTGCATATTTATCAGGTagattatatttaaataaagtaaaaaaatagtcAGAGCCCAactcaaaattaagaaatacgGAAGCTCTTGTCCACAAATAAGTATTTGAATGAACATTGATTAGAAACTTTGAGCATCAAGTTCAGTTACATTTTAGTCTCTAAAAAAGCAGAAATTTTACATGGAAGTATAAACACATGATGTTAAACACTTTAGCTCATACTAGAAAAGAAAGTTATACTATCAGTACAAACTAAATATCTAGACTAATTAATCATAAGATAATTATAACCATTTAAGAACTTTGGAAGATTTCAGAGAGATATCAACATTCTTAGTAAAAAGGATATTCATGCACCCATACACATACAGGGTCTTAAATCCATATGCATATTAACTCTTACCAATGCCAATGCGAATATTTCGAAGGGCGAGGAATACTCCAAGAGGCGATCCAACTGCAAAGAATGTGTCAACCTGATGTAAAAGATTTTAGtcatatgagaaaatataaccaTTCCAAAATATGAGCAGATCTGATTTGCAACTAAACATAGAACCaatttcattcttcttcagagATGCAAGCATTTACTTTTGAAAATCCACAAGCACTAGATAAAGTAAAGAACAAGGTACTCCATTATGCAAAAAGGAACAAAGAAATTGCACAATAAAGGATCCAGAAATCTCGCTTCTTTACCTTAAATTCAAGCTTCGTGTACTTAATATATGGGGTGTAATTCATTGGTGCATCATCTTGCCCAGATGGCAGCTTCTCATCTATGTGTTGCTCTTGAATAGTTGTAAGATCCTCCTTAGTTCCTGTATATTTTACACATCAAAACTCagacataaacaaaaaaaaaggggggaaaattTTATGTGAAGATTGGAGGTCACCTTGATGCAACCTTGTATCTCCACCGCCACATTGCTTTTCCAATTCCACTATTTTGGTCTTTAACGAATCAATCTGAAGCAGCAAATATTACATGTTATACAAAAGGTTCCATAGAAACCCATGAAGAaaaatgatcattttttatAGTCACACCTCTTTCTTCAGCAATTTGATTGCTTTGTTTTTATTGCCTTCATCTTCACACATGTCCTCAGTCATTTTCTCCAAACCCTCAATCTGGATGCCAGAATCCATGTTCGTAGTTTCACTCAAGGCATCCCTCTTCTGAGAAAGTATGTCACTAGAATCACAAAGTAATTCATCAACATCTTTCTCACCACCTGGTTGCTTGGAGTCCATAGCCTTTGCAGTAAGTTCGTCTAAATCTGAAGTGATAGGACCCACGATTATTGAGGAATCTTCAGTATCTCCTTCCTCATTTTCAGCATCTAAATCTGTTTGTGAAGTAATCTTGTCCTCAAAGTGATCCACCCTGTCCTTAGTTTCATTAACAACCGTGAAATCTTTATCCTCCAGCTTTGTCAAAGAGTCACACAGAGAAGACTGGTTGTTCACATCAGGAGATGATTCTTCATTTCTAGCATGTTCTTTGTACATCCATTCCATTGGAAATGGGGAGGATAAATTCTCCTGATGACAGAGAATATCATAGGAAAGGACACTTCCCAACGAATGCCCATATATTGAAACCTATATAAATGTTAGCATGACTCATATCATTCTATGCACATaacttatatttcattttaaaaaattagaaaaaccaGGGATGCATTCCGCTGCAAACCTTTCCATCATAGCCTGGATTCCTCTTCAGAAACTTCAAGTATAACCGATTTAATTGGATGGATACCTGGAGGAGGAAGTATTTTTATCAATTCAAGCACTAATCATGCTGTTACCTCCAATGTCCTTAATAGCTTGAGTTGGTCactactaattaaaaaattttactttttcaaagcAACAGCTGAAGTTGCtgaggaagaaaataaatagttataaaatatttaatacaaATATATCTATTAATGtcatttcaaaataagaatACAAATCAATGTAATCTTATATGCTCAAGATATCTCCAACAAAAGGTAATGCATGAAGAATTCCTTAATCAATAACTATGATCAGCAAATCCCTTGCAACTGTTGCATATGTATACATATGTATGCATAAAATCCTCTAATGATCCTCTCATTGATCATAACCAAATTCTTATGAGAGCAAACCCAGAACACATCTTCAGTGTAcaccttacccaaaaaaatcctACAAGGCTGATATGAATCTGtttatcgaaaaaaaaaaaaaaaaaaaaaaaaaaaaaacctgtttaTTTGTCTTCTAAGCGCCTTAtgaacacagtttttttttttcttttttcatatgaTATCTGAAATTTAAGACTTAAAAAATCTCTTGTGCCTCTAGATCCTGGAGACCCAAACTCTTATACCTCTCCCTACCTTTTGCTATAATCTGGTTCTTTACTGTAAATCTGCCTCGTCATGACTGGTATTGCATCAGCTTTATGCTGCACCAGCCAGTTCTTTCTAATCTTGTTTACCTACAGTCATATGGTGCAATTGATACCCATTTGACACTTGGATGTTAGAATATCATGAATACTCTTAAATTGATTGGATCTTAATCTGATCACTGTCCCACTTCTTAAATAGAGAATAATTTCCCAAACAGTTTTTTTGGGACTAAAGCTTTGGTGGTGTAGCTATTTTAAGGAAGCCCCAACATTTGTTTATCAGGGTATTGTAGAACTTGCTGTATGATAATGTAGACCAACCTTCCTTAATAGTCTAATAAAGGAATATAAAGTttcgattttttattttattttttttatcaggtaatgtttcattatttttatggaATGAAATTTCCTCCTCTCCCACTACTTAAATAAGAATAATTGCCCAAAcagtagagttttttttttttttaaggaaaccCCAACAGTTGTTTATCATGGTATTTTAGTTCTTGATGTATGATCATGTATActacttttaataaaagaaCTAGTCAATAACCCATgtaatgcaaagaaaaataaaacaaaatataactctctctctctctctctctctctctctctccactaactatgaaatttgatatttatggTAACTATTAATAGGCATTTATTAGTATGGTGTTTCTATATAGAACTATAttatactatttaaaaaaaatatgatgtgGCAAGATTTTAACGGAGGATGTAAATAAAGAAGGTTTgtagaatttaaattcaaaaaaaatatatatattagaataatgacaatgaaaaaattgtagGCTTTCAAAAGCTTATGTAGCAACATTAGAGTTTCATTATTTCCATATAATGAAATCCCCCCAACAATTAAAAGGAAGCAAAGAACTGAGTTAATGTACCTATGTATTAATATACTTATGAATTAACCTTACTTGTACCGTTTTAGAATATTAATGTACAAAAGAATTAAGCCTCCAACAACTTAACTCAGTACATGAATTCCTATTTACCCCCCACTGGAAGGAGAAAAATTCCTATGATATAGACAGATTAATAGAAATAAAGTGTCCCTAATAAAATATGTATTATGAAGATGCTTAAGAATTGCCAATAGTGAACATGATATCTCCAACAGAATATTATAAAATGGATGGATAGTTAGAAGTGTGGAGTTGAAAAAATCCTTTTCCAATAAGTGATGATTTTACAGAAATTAAATAGATTCAACCTAATTATACataaagaactaaaaaatagaaacataAATGACTACAAGAGTACACAAGAGCCATACCGAGTCAATTATATCCTGACAATAAATGGGGCTCATGTAGTATAAGACATCATGAACAGTTGCACTCAACGTGACACGCAAACCTCGAACTCCATCTAAAGTAATTTTGTCAACTGCAGCTTCACCACTAAGCTTCAAACCCTTTCTCCACTAGAATACAAATACCATCAAGTTAGTTAGAGTACATACAAACACCAAAAACTCCAATTAACAAGATATACACCCCAACCCAAGCActcaaatctttcaaaaaagGAGACAGAAGAACCATTATcctttttgaaaacaatttgaATTCCTTAAAACTTGCACCACTTAACATAGGGTACTATCCTGCTAACAACtttatttaaagaatttttcttGCTTTAAAACATTGCAAATTCTGTCCtccaaagatttttttaaaagcaaacccaaaaataCTTTCAGCTTCAATCTACTTCTTACGTTGCTTCTATATTTCAGAAAATGGTATAAACATGCTCACACCAATAGATTGCTAGGACCATTGTTATCAATGTTTGCTACAATCAATGAATCAATTTGTTTTCCTTACAGGAATAGCTTAAATATTTAGGGACCATGTTTTCTGCTAATTGCATAGCCATCTCTATGAAAGTAGACAACTAATGGTGAATCTGTTAATGGCATAAATCTCTACAATGAAAACACAATGCCCAAGACAGATTGTGGAATACTACAGAGCAGTAACAAGTGACCTATAATAGAATTTGCAGCTTAAGAAACCCctataatttgatgataaatgtGCTATAATGCTCTAAGTTGAAGGAGAGTGCTTCCACCTTTTGAATGGCATATCAATTTGAGAAGATTATAAGCACATTCACTCCCCATTCATCTCAAATTACGTGACTGATTCAATATAGTCTAAACATTATGATAATCTCACATTTACccaccaaagaaagaaagaaagaaagagagagagaaattgaacAGCTTTGGCTCAAATTGCACATCCTCCTCCACAAGAATGGGTGGAGGGTGAGTTTGTGAATTCAAAACCCATAGGGTTTtaaattaccaataaaaagaatttgaaaaaaaaaaggaaaggaggaAGATAGTTATCACCATAACAAATAGCTTGTCCAACCTCATCCACACATTCATATTTTCTATATCCTATTTTCCTCAAATAAACAAAGGTTGATCTTGTCAATATCACAGGAAACTAAATGCCTAGGAATTCTTTATTCatgtaaccaaaaaaatatccaCAAAATAAATTGGCAGCATTTACCTGGCATGGGATGAAAAGGACTCTCTGAGTGCCACGTTGGTGTGAAGTAAGGTGCCGTTCAGCAAGACTTGATGTGACATGGCGAAAATTAGTAACATCATCAACCAAATTAGACTTCTCCAACCTTTGACCAATACCATGAATCATAAAAACTAAGTGTTGAACAGGTACCTAGAACAATTTCAGTCAGACAAAGATCATTTAAATGATATGGTAGTTTATTGTGTTGCATACTAAAGAGGAAGATGAGTTTCTGGGTCCAATACATGAAATCTAGTTATGCATATGGACTTGTCCCTTAACACACCTTTCTCAACAAAACAAGCTGGTAACATTTGCATGGAACATGTCTTTGGACATGGTTGCCATACCATGGatccaaaagaagaaaggaaaagttgaaacaaagaaaataaatataaataaataatgtaatcttttccctttttgtCTATCACAGAAGAGTTATTGAAGGCTGCAACTGAGTCAAGCCATTTGCAAACAACTGATGCTCAGCTGGTCTCATTTcatataaaaaacatgcaaatcCCAAGCTCAATAAAAGCAGGTCAAACTCGAACATAGTACAACTTCGCTTATGAACCTGCTCTTTAAGAAGGACATAAATAGTCACAAGCAAGCCCCAGATTAGAAAGTGACACTGAAAGCCCAAGGAAACCCAATAGCTCAAGCGATCACAAGGTCCACTTAAACCTGCTAAGGAATGGCTAATTCAATCTTACTCTTTCCTGATCAGGTTAGAATGATGCAAAGATGTAAAATTGTGGGAGCTCTCAAACTACCTTCCCAtatacccccaaaaaaatatgAAGTACCTGAGCGAGGTTCTATCCTCTGATTCTTAAAACTTCTGTGCTTAACCTAATCCCCGCCCTACTTATGTGACCGACATTGACCAAGAGCAGATAATAGGGGGGTGACACTTTCTATAAAAACAGATAAATACTGGAAGAAAAAATGCTTAACCAAATTCCCTTGGGTGACATGGGCCCCTAAATGGTGACTGAACCTAGCTAGAGCTTAAGTTGAAGTGTTCAAGTGGAGCTCGAGCCTAGCATAAACAAGAAGTTCAATCAGCTCCATTACAGCCTACAAAGGAAGATCAGGCCATCTACGAATAAAAAACATCAAGCATGGTGTACTGCCATAATCAAATATTTGGCTTTCTAATTTGAAGTTGCTTTTAATAATTGAAACAGACCTTATCTTCAAATTAAAGAGACAATACAGACAGCCCTCCAAATATGCTGTAGAACAAATTAAGCCCAAGATAATATTCTTTACAAAATATctcttaaaattataattttatgcaaCAATTGTGGAAAAACACAGACGAAACTATCTAATAGCCAAAATGTAAGTTGATTATAAGGTTCTGGCCACATAACTTTATGTTACATTGGATGGCCCAAATTATTAGATATGCAGCCCACAGGTTTAAAAATTGTGTTCAACATCTAATCACATTAACTATAAACATGCACAGTTTCTTTAGTTAGAAATAAAACACTAGTTGCTTAGCTACCACGGTAACACCACACCCAATTCGTTGTCCATacgcataaaaaataaaaaaactgttgTCCATTGAACTGAGGAAATGCTTAAGACTACTTAAAAGATATCACTCATATATTTATCCTCCCACACCTCATATTTGTAATATCAAAACCATTACAAGATTCTTTAGAGTTTTAATGAAGACAACATGTCTAAATTAGAAGAGGGGGGAAAAATATAGGGACAAACATACAAATATTACAAGCAAAGTGCATTAAAAAAAACGAACAAACTCATAACAAGAAGAATGCTATGGTGCATACCTGTGAACAGTAATCATCCATTTCCTCCTCCTTTTGCTGACGTAATTCATCCTAAAGAGAAATAGAGGAGGAAGATCAAATGATTGTTAAAGGAGATAAAGGAGGGGGAGGCAACCCTTATATAAATGGAAACAACTGTTCCCATATACATGCATACAAGCATAACATATGTGGGGggttttccttttgtttgtgtgtgtgtgtgtgttttgggggggggggggggggggggcgcggGGCGGTTTGTCGATGTCTGTGTTTGTATGTAAAGTATGAACACAACTCACACCCCCATACAGGAACCCTCCACCCTTATTTTCAAGGGGGAATGAGTCCAAAGACCATTGGCATAAGCCATATATGTTGTACAAACATATAACAGGAAATAAAAAGGAAGGCTATAAAGTTACTACAAAACTAAAGAGGAGAAAATTTAGAAACCTGGGTAGGTTTTGGTGAGTGAGATGGGGAATAGCCACGCCTTATCTTAATTCCACTTCCACTAAAACCCATTACACCAGAAAAACCAGAAGCATCAACATTGAGCCAAGCCTCCCAAGTATCATCTTCTCCAGTAAAAAGTGCATGCAACCACTACAAGAACGTCCCCAAGATGTATTCATGCACCAGATATTAACAATGAGTTAAATAAGGCTCTTGCTTTACAAAAACAATACACATACTGGGGTAGAGCCTTGCAAATCAACTCGAGCTGCAAAAAGACCCGATGGTTGAAATGTTCGACGATGCCAAACCTGGATAcaagaaattcatttttatcatctgtttataacttaaaaaaataataataataaaaaacaaacaaacaaacaaacaaacaaatgctCGAATCTCCGCTTAACCAAAGGGTGCAAAGATCTTATATTAACTTTCAAcattttaaaatcttaaaaatctttaaaaaggAATATGCAGACTGCAACAACTGAAAGTTATACCATGGACCTGAAATTATGTACTCTTTAGGCTTAAAGAAGAAATCACAATCTTCAACATCCAGGTAAACTTCAAATTTTCTTACTCTAGTGTCG
This genomic interval carries:
- the LOC142619830 gene encoding phospholipase SGR2-like, translating into MASSEAHPDLLRNTPSNIKRLEVEIEHSKGRQKYLAQTRSPSDGGDVRWYFYKVPLAENELAASVPRTEIVGKSDYFRFGMRDSLAIEASFLQQEEDLLSSWWKEYAECSEGPRGQPSSSKVDKQQSGSSLEGARAAQLYEVEERVGVPVKGGLYEVDLVKRHCFPVYWNGENRRVLRGHWFARKGGLDWLPLREDVAEQLEIAYRSQVWHRRTFQPSGLFAARVDLQGSTPWLHALFTGEDDTWEAWLNVDASGFSGVMGFSGSGIKIRRGYSPSHSPKPTQDELRQQKEEEMDDYCSQVPVQHLVFMIHGIGQRLEKSNLVDDVTNFRHVTSSLAERHLTSHQRGTQRVLFIPCQWRKGLKLSGEAAVDKITLDGVRGLRVTLSATVHDVLYYMSPIYCQDIIDSVSIQLNRLYLKFLKRNPGYDGKVSIYGHSLGSVLSYDILCHQENLSSPFPMEWMYKEHARNEESSPDVNNQSSLCDSLTKLEDKDFTVVNETKDRVDHFEDKITSQTDLDAENEEGDTEDSSIIVGPITSDLDELTAKAMDSKQPGGEKDVDELLCDSSDILSQKRDALSETTNMDSGIQIEGLEKMTEDMCEDEGNKNKAIKLLKKEIDSLKTKIVELEKQCGGGDTRLHQGTKEDLTTIQEQHIDEKLPSGQDDAPMNYTPYIKYTKLEFKVDTFFAVGSPLGVFLALRNIRIGIGKGKEYWEEENISEEMPACRQMFNIFHPFDPVAYRIEPLVCKEYTNKRPVLIPYHKGGRRLHIGFQEFTEDLATRSHAIMDHLHSIRVKVLTVCQSRSRDSLEEEGEDSQEKEGRSYGSLMIRRLTGSEEGRIDYMLQDKTFEHPYLQALGAHTNYWRDHDTALFILKHLYRDIPEDPNSPAESSGGNSKEESSSTGWSDQRETVDEELPLTFSDTVMVRNFSRKAKKIWRKH